The Terriglobales bacterium genome includes a region encoding these proteins:
- a CDS encoding toxic anion resistance protein, translated as MSETAPTPAPPTQALVLQPPEALQPVTPAESPDKVPLDPAVQQAVDRQVEGFISAMLAEPNVESEGFKAKVDAAFRLGREEIASAASLMTGRFMERNFVGLETSAAFKAIQELRQRLDELNPGHEGNLFAPQKLLGMIPWGNRLQAYFRKFQSASAQLQTAMQQVYAARDDMQRDAVEIENVKAKLWDSMTKLKAAIHFATELDRRLADRLAPLKANDPMRARALEQEVLFYARQNLQDMLTQQAVSVNGYLSLDILKKTAREMVNGCNRIATTGMSALATAQTVARATGNQIQVMEMLQGVSGTIGDLVSETSRQLGAHVERTGEFASNPLIAIDKLREGFDNTFKAMDAMDSFRSKAIEVMGRNNQLMREQIQRAESYLDRVRSQQARAAVGPTPTIEGPVKL; from the coding sequence ATGAGCGAGACCGCACCCACTCCAGCGCCCCCCACTCAGGCCCTCGTCTTGCAACCGCCCGAGGCCCTCCAGCCCGTCACGCCGGCCGAGTCCCCAGACAAGGTGCCCCTCGACCCCGCCGTACAGCAGGCCGTCGACCGGCAGGTCGAGGGCTTCATCAGCGCGATGCTGGCCGAGCCCAACGTGGAGAGCGAGGGCTTCAAGGCCAAGGTGGACGCCGCCTTCCGGCTCGGGCGGGAGGAGATCGCGAGTGCCGCCTCCCTCATGACCGGGCGCTTCATGGAGCGGAACTTCGTCGGCCTCGAGACGTCGGCCGCCTTCAAGGCGATCCAGGAGCTCCGGCAGCGGCTCGACGAGTTGAACCCCGGCCACGAGGGGAACCTCTTCGCCCCCCAGAAGCTCCTGGGCATGATCCCTTGGGGCAACAGACTGCAGGCCTACTTCCGCAAGTTCCAGTCTGCGAGCGCGCAACTGCAGACCGCCATGCAGCAGGTCTACGCCGCACGCGACGACATGCAGCGAGACGCGGTCGAGATCGAGAACGTCAAGGCCAAGCTCTGGGACTCCATGACGAAGCTCAAGGCCGCGATCCACTTCGCGACCGAGCTCGACCGCCGGCTCGCCGACCGGCTGGCTCCCTTGAAAGCCAATGACCCCATGCGGGCCCGCGCGCTCGAGCAGGAGGTCCTCTTCTACGCCCGCCAGAACCTCCAGGACATGCTCACCCAGCAGGCGGTCAGCGTGAACGGGTACCTCTCGCTCGACATCCTGAAGAAGACCGCCCGCGAAATGGTCAATGGCTGCAACCGGATCGCGACGACCGGCATGTCGGCCCTGGCCACCGCCCAGACGGTCGCCCGCGCCACCGGCAACCAGATCCAGGTCATGGAGATGCTCCAGGGGGTCTCCGGCACCATCGGCGACCTGGTCAGTGAGACGTCCCGCCAGCTCGGCGCCCACGTTGAGCGAACGGGGGAGTTCGCGAGCAACCCCCTCATTGCGATCGACAAGCTCCGGGAAGGCTTCGACAACACCTTCAAGGCGATGGACGCCATGGACAGCTTCCGCTCGAAGGCCATCGAGGTGATGGGCCGGAACAACCAGCTCATGCGGGAGCAGATCCAGCGCGCGGAAAGCTATCTGGATCGCGTCCGAAGTCAGCAAGCCCGGGCCGCGGTCGGCCCGACGCCCACCATCGAGGGTCCAGTCAAGCTGTAA